ACAGCGCGTCGAAGGTCGACCCCGCCCACGTGACCGAGCCCGGGGCGCCAACTACGAGCGTCGGCCCATGTCGGCCGCGCGCAACGAGCAAACGCTCGCGACAGACAGCACTGCCTTCCCAGCGGGCACCCCCACGGCTCCGTTCAAGCGTGTCGAGCAGGCGGTCTCGACGGATAGCACCGCCTTCCCCGCAGGCACCCCCACGGCTCCGTTCAAGCGCATTGCTGCGTCGGAGCCCCACGTCGACGATGCTCGCGAGCTCGTCAACGGGGAGGAGCGCGCGCCGCGACGTATCGAGACGCTCGAGGTTGAATGGACGCCTAAGCGACCGCGGAAGAAGTCCCGGTACGCGGCCCTCCCGCCCAGCACTCCCAACCTCCCGGCAGCGTTAGAGGACCTCGCCACTGCGGCTCCGAAGAGCCAGACCGACGTGCCGGCATCGGAGTTCGAAGTGCTTCGTGCGGCGCTCCTCGCCGAAGTGCGCCGGTCGGCACGAGGTGACAAGCGATGACCGCCCTCGCGAACACGTGGGACAACACCGTCGCAGCGACCTTCGACGTGCTCCGCACTATCGGCGAAGGTGGCCTCACCGAAGCGGAGGTGAAGGCGGGCCCCGGGCCGATGACCCCCATCGACGCTCACCTCGCCCAGGCGTGGCTCGACCGTGTCATCCAGTCCCAGGTACTGCCGCCGCTTGGAGTGTGGCGACGACGGAACCGCGAACGGGCCGGGAAGCGCAACGGCGGCCCTGCGCCGGCCATCAATGACGCCGTCATCCTCACCATCGCGCTCATCCTCGTCATCGAACACTCGTCCGTCCGCGTGCAAGACATGGCGCGTGCGCTCCAGCACCGACTCACCCCCGACGCGCGTGAGGTACTCGGCATCGGCCACCTCTACGACAACCCGTTCACCAACTGGTACTTCATCGCACATCGCGCCATCCACCGTGTCATCGCGACATTTGACCCGTATATCACCAACGACGGCGCCAAACGGAACCAGTGGAAGGCGATGTCGTACGAGGACCGCATCGCATGGGAGGCCGCAGTCGACCCGGAGTTCGTCGCGGAACTGAACGCTCGCGCCGAGTGGTTCATGAACGCACTCGTCGAGATGTCGCTGCAGCAGCAGGCGCGGAAGTACCGGCGGAAGAAAACGTCCATGACCATCGACCAGAGCGGAGTGAAGGCTTCAGCGGTCATGGCCCGATGGAAGCGCGACCCGAACACGGGCAAGGAAATCCCGCAGAAGAACGCCCTGGACCCGACAACGAACGAGCCTGAGGCGCGTCGCGTCCGCGCGCTCGAAGCGGACTGGGTGACGAAGAAGAAGGGCGCGAAGAAGCGCAACGCCGACGAAGAGGAACGCATCTCCCGCATCAAATGGGAGCTGGGCTACATGGCGAACATCATCATCGATGTCCTCGAGGACCCCAACTCGGACAAGAAGCTGTTCGCGCCGCAACTCATCCGCGCCATAAGCCTCGGCACCCCCAACAAACGCATCGGCGGTCACGCCATCTCCCTGCTCGACTCGCTGCAAGGGCGCGGGTACGAGCTGACCCGGCTGAGCTTCGACCGCGGCTACTCGCAACTCAAGGACGAGTTCCACGAGGAGCTCGTCGCTCGCGGCATCCCCGTGGTGAAGGACTACGTCGACCGGCAGAAAGGCATCACCAACGGCGCCATCGGCAATTCAGTCATGGTCGAGGGCCGCTACTACTGCCCCTCAACCCCGATGGAGCTACTGGAGTCCACGAAGCTCTGGGAGCAGGGCAAGCTCACCAACGAGGAGTACTGGGCCGCGCGGAAGAAGCTCGAGAAGTACGAACTCATCCTCCACGAGCAGAAGGCGAACGGTACGCTCCGCCTCAGCTGTCCCGCCTCTGGTTCCTCCCCGACGGCGTCCTGCCCGCTCCGCGAGCTGCAGAGGACCGCCGTCCCTGACGAGGAAGCGGACCGTGTTCGCGTTCAGCCGTCGAACATCACCGACCGGCAGAAGGACTATAAGGTCTGCTGCCAGAAGTCCGTCTCGGTGAAGCCGACGACCCACGTGCAGCAGCGGCAGAAGCTTCGCTACGGCAGTAAGGAATGGTTCGACACGTACCGAGCCGACCGGAACAGCAGCGAGTCATCCAACGACCTGCTTCAGAAGGACCACAACCTCGAGAACACGATGAGCCGTCCGATGCACGGTCTCGCCGCGCAGCAGTTCGCGCTCGCGCTCTTCGCAGTCGCGTCGAACATGCGTCGCATCATCAAGTTCGAACACGACGTCTACGAAACGGAACGACGAGCCGCCGCTGGCCGCGCACCCCAGCCGCGGAAGCAGCCCGATGAGTACCTCAAGCGTGCCCGCGACCGGAACAGTGAAACGCGCTACATGCGGAACCCGCCACCCCGGAAACTGGTGCCCTGGGAGCCGTTAGAGCTACCGCCAGTGCCCGCTTAGCGGGCCGACCCGCACCGGCGCCGCCGGCAGAACCGAACACGACTACCCCCACACCCCGACGCTCCAACGCGCCCGAAAACAGGCGCAGAGCGTCCGGGGTGCTTTGGCGCGCCGGAAAACAAGCGGCAGACGCTTCGCAGAGAGAGCAGACGCCCGCAGAGCCCTCAGCGAACGCCAACGCAGGGCACAGAACAGCCCCCAAGAACCAGAGAAGCCCCCGGCCGAAGCCGGGGGCTCTTCTGTTGGGTCAGACTTGCAAACGCTGGAGACCAGACCTGCAATCAACCCTGTGGCGGTACCGGTGGGATTTGAACCCACGGTGGAGTTGCCCCCACACATGTTTTCGAGACATGCTCCTTAGGCCGCTCGGACACGGTACCGGGATCGAGTTTACACGATCCGGGAGGCCCGTCGCGACACCCGGCCGACCCCTCCTCCACAGGCGCCCACCTTCGGCACCTCATCCCCAGTCCCCCACGACGGTGACCGGGATCCGAGACTCCGCGCGTACCGTCTCCGCCATGAGAACGCGCACCCTCGTCGCCCTGTTGTCCTCCGTCGCCGGCGCCGCCGTCGTCAGCGGAGCGGCGAGCATCGGGGCACGCGCGGGCATCCGCGGGCAACGAGCGGCGTCGCAGCGCATCGTCGAGATGCTCCCGGTCCACGCCGACTGGTGGCGCGAGCGGCTCCACCACGAGGGGCAGTTGACCTACCTGGCGATCGGCGACTCAGCGGCCCAGGGTGTCGGCGCGACGGCTCCGGGCCGCGGCTACGTGGGCCTGCTCGCCCGACGCATCCGCCACCGGTCGCGCTCCACGGTCCGCGTCGTGAACCTCAGCGTGTCGGGCTCGACGACGTGGGGTGCGAAGAAGGACCAGCTCCCCAAGCTGCAGCACTTCACCCCGGACGTCTGCACGGTGTCGATCGGGGCGAATGACATCGCCGACTTCCACCCGGACAAGTTCGAGCGCAACATCCGCGAGATCTACGGTGCCGTGCCGTCCCACGCGATCGTGGCGGAGTTGCCGTGCATGTTCGTGCCCACCAGCGAACGCAAGGTGGCAGTGGCGAACGAGATCGTGCACCGCGTCGCTGCCGAGCTCGGCCTGACGGTCGCGCCCTTGCACGCCATCACCAAGCGCGTCGGGATCCGCCGCACCTTCTTCAACACCTACGGCGACCTGTTCCACCCGAACGACCGTGGCTACGAGATCTGGGCGAGCGCCTTCGAACCCGCGATCGACGCCCGCGTCGACACGGTCGCGGCGATCCGCCGCTACCTGTCGGTCCGCGAAGCCGAGGAACTCGGTCGCCAGGCCGGGGACGTCGCGAACGCACGGGCCGAGCAGGACACCGCGGGAGCGGAACACCTCGACACGGCGGACCGACCGACTTCGTTCGACCGGCTGCGCAAGCGCATGACCGGGTCCGTCCCGCTGCCCGGTCGGGACGCCGACGGCGAGCCGACCGATGTCGGCGGAGCGGCCTAACCTCGTCCCATGGCCCGCCCCCAGTCCACGTTCCGCTGCACCGAGTGCGGCTGGACCAGCATCAAGTGGGTCGGCCGCTGTGGCGAGTGCCAGTCGTGGGGAACGGTCGAGGATGCCTCGGCCGCCACGGCCAGCACCCGCGGCACCGCGTCCGTCGCCGTCACGGGCAACCGCATCGCCCGCCCCATCACCGAGGCGCGTGGCGGATCGTTCCAGCGCTGGCAGACCGGGATCGGCGAGTTCGACCGGGTGCTGGGCGGCGGCATCGTCCCCGGCGCAGCCGTCCTGCTGAGCGGGGAGCCCGGTGTCGGCAAGTCGACGCTCCTGCTCGAGGTCGCCTCCCGCGCTGCCGCGATGGGCAAGCGGGTCCTCTACGTCAGCGCCGAGGAGTCTGTCGACCAGGTCCGCCTGCGCGCAGAGCGGACCGGTGCGATGCACGACGACCTGTTCCTCGCGAGCGAAGTCGACCTCGGCGTCATCCTCGGCCAGATCGAACAGGTGCAGCCCGACCTGCTCATCGCCGACTCGGTGCAGACCATCTCCTCCGCATCGGTGGACGGCATCGCGGGCGGCACGTCCCAGGTGCGGGAGGTCGCGTCCACGCTCATCCGCGTCGCCAAGCAGGCAGCGCTGCCGGTCCTCATCGTCGGGCACGTCACGAAGGACGGCACGATCGCCGGACCGCGGCTGCTCGAACACCTGGTCGACGTGGTCTGCCACTTCGAGGGCGATCGACAGACCGCACTCCGCTTCGTCCGAGCACTGAAGAACCGCTTCGGCCCGACGGACGAGGTCGGCTGCTTCGACATGGCGGGCGACGGCATCCACGAGGTGCCGGACCCGAGCGGGTTGTTCATGTCCCGCAACGGAGCACCCGTCTCCGGCACGTGCATCACGGTCGCGATGGAGGGGCGTCGGGCGCTCCCCGTCGAGATCCAGGCCCTCGTCGTCCCGAGTTCGGCGCCGCAGCCGCGCCGCGTCGTGAACGGCGTCGACGCATCCCGTGTCGCCATGCTGCTGGCGGTGCTCGAACGACGCGCCGGCATCAAGCTGTCCGACGCCGACGTCTACGTCTCGACGGTCGGAGGCATGAAGCTCACCGAACCGGGTGCAGATCTCGCGATCGTCCTCGCGCTCGCCAGTGCGGCGCGCGACCGGCCGTACCCGCACACCCTGGCGGCCATCGGTGAGATCAGCCTCGCCGGCGAGATCCGCCAGGCGACCGGAGCCAAGCAACGTGCGAGCGAAGCACGACGGCTCGGCTTCACGACCGTGCTCGGCGCGGACGCCGAACACCTGCGCGAAGCACTCCGCGTCGCGTTCTCGATGACCAAGTCCGTGCGCGAACGCGAACTCGACGCGGCCTTCTGACCGACGATCCGGGCGGTCCCCGCCAGCCGCTCCGGACCATGAACCCGTCGGCCCATCGACGGGTGACCGTCGGCCCGCGTCAGCCCAGGGTCGAGGAGTCGGCGGTCCCCTCCACCCTCGCGAGCCAGTCCGCGAAGCGCGGGCCTCGGACGCGCACGTCCGCAGCAGGCAGGAGTGCACCTCGCCGGAAGGCCCGTCCCAAGGAACCCGGAACGGGCAACGGCACGGGGACGGTACCGCGCTCCGGGAGCGCCTGGGTCATCTCCCACAGCGTCAGGGTCTCCGGGCCGGCGAGCTCGATCTCTGGCGCCTCGGGTCCTGCGACGGCGACGTCGGCGAGCGCCGTGGCGACCGCGTCGAGCGCGATCGGCGCGATCGTCATCGCGGGCACGAGGGCGAACGGCCCCACCGCCATCCGCCGCAGGTTCTGACGCGCGAACTCGAACCACTGCGTCGAGCGCACGATCGTCAGGCGCGGGCTGATCTGCCGAGCCAGCCGTTCCTGAGCGGTCTTGCCCGCGAAGTACCCGTACCCCTGCACCTCGGAATGCGTGCAGTTGACGATCGAGAGCAGCACGTGGTGCGCTCCGAGCTGGCCTGCTGCCGCTCCGAGCGAACGGGTGGAGCGAGTGAAGAAGTCGGTCGCCCGTCTGCTGCTGGTGGTGGCCACGCCGGTCGCCTCGACCACCACGTCTGCTCCGGCGAGCGCCGAGACCGCGTCGTCCCGGAGCACGTCGAACCCGGTTGCCCTCGAGTGCTGCGCGACCTCGCACCCGTGCACACGCAGCGCTCGGACGATCGCCGCTCCCGAGACACCCCCACCGACCACAGCCACACGCACGTCGTCCCCCTCCACGTGCCACCATGCGATGGCTCTACAGATGTAGAGGACTGTAGCGCATCCCGGAACCTAGAGTGGTCGCGTGGCGCAACGACGAGACGCGCTGGCGGATGCCGGCCTCCGACTGGTCGCTCGAGACGGTCTCCGAGCGCTGACCCACCGCGCGGTCGATGCCGAAGCAGGTGTCCCCTCAGGGTCGACCTCGTACTACGCCCGAGGTCGGCGCGACCTCACCGCACTCGTGGTCGCGCGGATCTCCGAGCGGCTCGCGGACGACCTGGACGGGGTGGCGATCCCGCCCGTGCTGGACGTCGTCGGTGCCGCGCACATTGCGGACGCCTTCCTGACGGAGCTCGCCACCCGGCAGGACGCGCAGGCAGCCCGCCTGGCGATGCTGACCGAACTCCGTCCGGACGACGACCTCCGCGTTCCACTGACCTCCGCCGACCCGGTCCGTGCCGCCCTCGTCGCGACCGCAGTGCGCCTCCTCACCGCCCTGGGGGTCGACGAGGCCGACGGCGCAGCGGTCGATCTCGTCGGGCTCGTCGACGCGCTCCTGCTCTACCGGATCGCGGAGGTCGCCCCGCTCGACGCCCACCGGGTGCTCGCCGCCTACCTGTCGGGCCTCCGACGACCCGCCTGACCGTGCCCCCGACGACCACTCCCACTGACACGTGTAACGCGAGCAGCACGACCGGACACTCCAGGGTGTGATCGACGAACCGGACGACGGCCCGCTGTGGGCTCGGGCGCAACGCGACGACGGAGCTGCCTTCGCCGAGCTGTTCGACCGACACCGGCCCCGCATCCACCGACGGGCGACGAGCCTCCTCGCCGATGCCCACGACGCCGAGGACGTCACCGCCGCCGTCTTCTACGAGCTCTGGCGCAAGCGGCGGAGCGTCGTCCTGGTGGCCGGCTCCGTCGCGCCGTGGCTCCTCGTCACGACCGTCAGCGTCGCCCGGAACTCCCGCCGCGCGACGATGCGGTACCGCCGGCTGCTCGCCGACCTGCCCCGGGGCGACGACCACACCGCGGCCGTCGACGCGGAGGACCTGGAGGTCCGTGACCGCCTCCGCGCGACCGTCCGGTCGCTCTCCCCGACCGACGCGGCCCTGCTGGTGCTGACCGGCGTCGAGGACGTGCCCGTCTGGCAGGCCGCGGAGGCGGTGGGTCTGAAGCCGTCGGCCGCTCGCGTCCGCCTGCACCGGCTCCGCCGACGGCTCCGAGCCGACCTGCACGACCTCGCCCCCTCCGTCCGGACGACCCCCGAAGGCAGCCCCTCATGAGCATCGACATGCACCCCGAGACCGCGGCCGCGATCCGCGCGGAACTCGCGGCGATCGGGACGCGGCACAGCGGTCTCCAGCGTCGGCAGCGCCGTTCCCGCCTGGTGGCGTCGGTCGCCGGCACCGCCGCGGTCGCCGTCACCACCAGTGCCGCAGCACTCGTCGCGGCGGGTCTGCCCGGCACCACGACGACCGCGGCCATCGGCGTGATGACCACGGTGACACGCACCGGTCCGGCCCTGGTGGACATCGGTCGAGCGCCCGACTCCGCCGACGCGGTCGTCGTCGAGATCAGGTGCCGGAACCACGTCGGCATGGTCAGCGTCCCGACCGTCGGCGACGGCGGGTCCGGTCGCTCCTGTCGGGAAGGAGGCTCGCTCCGCGTCGTCGACGGACGGTTGCCGGCCGCGGGCACCACGACCGTCAGCATCGAGGCATCGCCCGGCACGCGGTGGACGGCCTCCCTCCGCTACGCGAGCGCGGTGACGTCCGAGTGGGGCGTGAACGCACACGGCGAGACCTACGGCGTGGAGAACGCGGCGGGGCACCCCGACCTCGTCCCGGGGAGGACCGACGACGGTCGCCGCGGCTGGGTGCGGTGGGACGAGGCCGCGGTCGCGGACGACGTCGACGTCTTCGAGACCGACGGCGTGACGGTCATCGGACGATCCACGGCGACGGTCGCCCCAGAGGTCCCGCTGGACCAGGGCCTCGTCGACGAGCTCCGGTCCGTGCGGACGGCGACGCCCACGCCGGGCGCGACGCGCTGAGGGAGACGCGCACCGTGCCTCCCGGCAGTGCCCGCGGGTCAGGCGCGCAGCGCCGCCAACAGGTCCGCCGGCTCGGCCTGCATCGTGTGCGGGCCCGCGATGTCGAAGAAGACGCCCTCGAGTGAGTCGAGGTGCGCGGCGAGGAACTCCTCGAGCCGGGCGGCGTCGTAGACCATGACCTGCCGGAGCTTCTCGCCCGGCACCATCGCGGTGTAGGCGTCGGCCGACGAGAACAGCAGGAGGATGCGCCGGTCGGAGCCCTCCCGACCGAAGACCCGGACCTGCATGTCCTTCCCGCCAGTGACGAGCCGCGGGACGATCACGATGTCGTTGCGGAGGGCGTACGCCACCGCGGCGACGTCCTGCTTCGCGAGGGCTTCCTCGAGCTGTTCGCTGCGGAAGCGCTGTTCCTTCTGTGCCATCGCCCCTAGTCAAGCAGCCGAACGGGCACGCCGGGTCAGACGCGACGAGTGGGGCCGCCGGAGAACACGGGTGCTCAGTGCACGCGTCCGGCCTGCACGGCGTGCGTGCGCATCCGGATCTCCGCCGCGAACCGGGTGGTCTCGGGGCCGAGTTCGTCGTCCGGGGCGGACTGCACCAGGACGCCGATCGCCGGCGCGAGGATGAAACTCGACGTGGCGGCCATGCCGTAGTCGTCGACGGACGGCACGTCCACGCGGTCCGCCAGTCCCGACTGCGCGAGCGCCGTCGCGTAGTCGAGCACGGCGTACGCCGCCTCGTCGCTCGTCATGACCGAGGCGACCC
The sequence above is drawn from the Curtobacterium sp. L6-1 genome and encodes:
- a CDS encoding SGNH/GDSL hydrolase family protein, translated to MRTRTLVALLSSVAGAAVVSGAASIGARAGIRGQRAASQRIVEMLPVHADWWRERLHHEGQLTYLAIGDSAAQGVGATAPGRGYVGLLARRIRHRSRSTVRVVNLSVSGSTTWGAKKDQLPKLQHFTPDVCTVSIGANDIADFHPDKFERNIREIYGAVPSHAIVAELPCMFVPTSERKVAVANEIVHRVAAELGLTVAPLHAITKRVGIRRTFFNTYGDLFHPNDRGYEIWASAFEPAIDARVDTVAAIRRYLSVREAEELGRQAGDVANARAEQDTAGAEHLDTADRPTSFDRLRKRMTGSVPLPGRDADGEPTDVGGAA
- the radA gene encoding DNA repair protein RadA, with the translated sequence MARPQSTFRCTECGWTSIKWVGRCGECQSWGTVEDASAATASTRGTASVAVTGNRIARPITEARGGSFQRWQTGIGEFDRVLGGGIVPGAAVLLSGEPGVGKSTLLLEVASRAAAMGKRVLYVSAEESVDQVRLRAERTGAMHDDLFLASEVDLGVILGQIEQVQPDLLIADSVQTISSASVDGIAGGTSQVREVASTLIRVAKQAALPVLIVGHVTKDGTIAGPRLLEHLVDVVCHFEGDRQTALRFVRALKNRFGPTDEVGCFDMAGDGIHEVPDPSGLFMSRNGAPVSGTCITVAMEGRRALPVEIQALVVPSSAPQPRRVVNGVDASRVAMLLAVLERRAGIKLSDADVYVSTVGGMKLTEPGADLAIVLALASAARDRPYPHTLAAIGEISLAGEIRQATGAKQRASEARRLGFTTVLGADAEHLREALRVAFSMTKSVRERELDAAF
- a CDS encoding SDR family oxidoreductase, with translation MRVAVVGGGVSGAAIVRALRVHGCEVAQHSRATGFDVLRDDAVSALAGADVVVEATGVATTSSRRATDFFTRSTRSLGAAAGQLGAHHVLLSIVNCTHSEVQGYGYFAGKTAQERLARQISPRLTIVRSTQWFEFARQNLRRMAVGPFALVPAMTIAPIALDAVATALADVAVAGPEAPEIELAGPETLTLWEMTQALPERGTVPVPLPVPGSLGRAFRRGALLPAADVRVRGPRFADWLARVEGTADSSTLG
- a CDS encoding TetR/AcrR family transcriptional regulator, encoding MAQRRDALADAGLRLVARDGLRALTHRAVDAEAGVPSGSTSYYARGRRDLTALVVARISERLADDLDGVAIPPVLDVVGAAHIADAFLTELATRQDAQAARLAMLTELRPDDDLRVPLTSADPVRAALVATAVRLLTALGVDEADGAAVDLVGLVDALLLYRIAEVAPLDAHRVLAAYLSGLRRPA
- a CDS encoding RNA polymerase sigma factor, yielding MIDEPDDGPLWARAQRDDGAAFAELFDRHRPRIHRRATSLLADAHDAEDVTAAVFYELWRKRRSVVLVAGSVAPWLLVTTVSVARNSRRATMRYRRLLADLPRGDDHTAAVDAEDLEVRDRLRATVRSLSPTDAALLVLTGVEDVPVWQAAEAVGLKPSAARVRLHRLRRRLRADLHDLAPSVRTTPEGSPS
- a CDS encoding SseB family protein — protein: MAQKEQRFRSEQLEEALAKQDVAAVAYALRNDIVIVPRLVTGGKDMQVRVFGREGSDRRILLLFSSADAYTAMVPGEKLRQVMVYDAARLEEFLAAHLDSLEGVFFDIAGPHTMQAEPADLLAALRA